The following proteins are encoded in a genomic region of Oncorhynchus kisutch isolate 150728-3 linkage group LG4, Okis_V2, whole genome shotgun sequence:
- the LOC109888823 gene encoding protein Wnt-8b-like — protein sequence MTGPKVYLIYSSSVAAGAQSGIEECKYQFAWDRWNCPERALQLSTHRSLRSANRETAFVHAISSAGVMYTLMRNCSLGDFDNCGCDDTRNGQGGGTGWQWGGCSDNVGFGEAISKQFVDTLETGQDARAAMNLHNNEAGRKAVKGTMQKTCKCHGVSGSCTTQTCWLQLPDFREVGNYLKEKYHQALKVDLLRGAGNSAASRGAISETFSSISRKELVHLEDSPDYCLENRTLELPGTEGRECLKKDKSLNKWEKRSCKRLCGECGLAVEERKAELVSSCNCKFHWCCAVKCEQCRKTVTKYFCVKNGGQRGKNESAGSRRKNLRLRKKH from the exons ATGACTGGACCTAAG GTGTACCTGATTTACTCCAGCAGTGTAGCAGCCGGGGCTCAGAGCGGCATCGAGGAGTGTAAGTATCAGTTTGCCTGGGACCGATGGAACTGCCCTGAGAGAGCCCTGCAGCTGTCCACACACAGAAGCCTCCGCAGCG CGAACAGGGAGACAGCGTTTGTCCATGCCATCAGTTCAGCAGGGGTCATGTACACTCTGATGAGGAACTGCAGTCTGGGGGACTTTGACAACTGTGGCTGTGATGACACCAGGAACGGACAGGGGG GGGGTACAGGCTGGCAGTGGGGCGGCTGCAGTGACAACGTGGGGTTCGGTGAGGCCATCTCCAAGCAGTTTGTTGACACGCTGGAGACAGGCCAGGACGCACGGGCCGCCATGAACCTCCACAACAACGAGGCTGGACGCAAG gcAGTGAAAGGGACTATGCAGAAGACGTGTAAGTGCCATGGCGTCTCTGGGTCCTGCACCACACAGACCTGCTGGTTACAGCTCCCAGATTTCAGGGAGGTGGGAAACTATCTGAAGGAGAAGTACCACCAAGCACTGAAG GTGGACCTGCTCCGGGGGGCCGGGAACAGTGCAGCCAGTCGAGGGGCCATTTCCGAGACCTTCAGCTCCATCTCTCGTAAAGAACTGGTCCACTTAGAGGACTCCCCAGACTACTGCCTGGAGAACCGTACCCTGGAACTGCCCGGCACAGAGGGCAGAGAGTGCCTGAAGAAGGACAAGAGCCTAAATAAGTGGGAGAAGCGTAGCTGCAAGAGGCTGTGCGGGGAGTGTGGTTTAGccgtggaggagaggaaggcggAGTTGGTGTCGAGTTGCAATTGCAAGTTCCACTGGTGCTGCGCGGTAAAGTGCGAGCAGTGCCGCAAGACAGTGACCAAGTACTTCTGCGTGAAGAATGGGGGGCAGAGGGGGAAGAACGAGAGCGCCGGCAGCCGTAGGAAGAACCTGAGGCTGAGGAAGAAGCACTGA
- the hif1an gene encoding hypoxia-inducible factor 1-alpha inhibitor isoform X1 — MAAATVVENDPTASEGGAASFSEPEVHSPIWNDSQLRKYPFQTRPIPRLSHTDPRAEMLINNEQPVVLTDTNLVYPALQWDIPYLQENIGNGDFSVYIAENHKFLYYDEKKMANFENFVPKSRRIDMKFSDFVEKMHKTQEEGGDERVYLQQTLNDTVGRKIVVDFLGFNWNWITKQQSKRNWGQLTSNLLLIGMEGNVTPAHYDEQQNFFAQIKGYKRCILFPPDQFECLYPFPVHHPCDRQSQVDFENPDYERFPNFKNVSGYETVVGPGDVLYIPMYWWHHIESLLSGGVTITVNFWYKGAPTPKRIEYPLRAHQKVAIMRNIEKMLGEALGDPQEVGPLLNMMIKGRYDQGFS; from the exons ATGGCAGCGGCAACAGTGGTCGAGAATGATCCAACGGCGAGCGAAGGCGGTGCCGCATCATTCTCGGAGCCGGAGGTCCACAGCCCTATCTGGAACGACTCTCAACTTCGAAAGTATCCTTTCCAGACCAGACCGATACCCAGACTCTCTCACACGGATCCTAGAGCTGAGATGCTCATAAACAACGAG CAACCGGTGGTTTTAACAGACACCAATCTAGTGTATCCGGCTCTCCAGTGGGACATCCCGTACCTGCAGGAGAACATTGGAAACGGGGACTTCTCTGTGTACATCGCGGAAAACCACAAATTCCTCTACTATGACGAGAAGAAAATGGCCAACTTTGAGAACTTTGTACCCAAGTCTCGACGGATAGACATGAAATTCTCTGATTTTGTGGAGAAAATGCATAAAACgcaggaagagggaggagatgagag GGTGTACCTGCAGCAGACACTGAATGACACAGTGGGCAGGAAGATCGTGGTGGACTTCCTGGGTTTCAACTGGAACTGGATCACCAAGCAGCAGAGCAAGAGAAACTGGGGCCAGCTCACCTCCAACCTGCTGCTCATAGGCATGGAAG GCAACGTGACGCCAGCCCATTACGACGAGCAGCAGAACTTCTTTGCACAAATCAAAGGTTACaagaggtgcatcctgttccctcCCGACCAGTTTGAGTGTCTCTATCCCTTCCCTGTTCACCACCCCTGTGACAGACAGAGCCAG GTTGACTTTGAGAACCCTGACTATGAGAGGTTTCCCAACTTCAAGAATGTGTCGGGCTATGAGACTGTGGTGGGCCCGGGAGATGTTCTCTACATCCCCATGTACTG GTGGCACCACATTGAGTCCCTGTTGAGTGGTGGAGTGACCATCACTGTCAACTTCTGGTACAAG GGTGCGCCCACGCCCAAGAGGATCGAGTACCCACTGAGAGCTCATCAGAAGGTGGCCATCATGAGAAACATAGAGAAGATGCTGGGGGAGGCACTGGGAGACCCACAAGAG GTTGGCCCTTTATTGAACATGATGATTAAAGGCCGATATGACCAGGGATTCAGCTAG
- the hif1an gene encoding hypoxia-inducible factor 1-alpha inhibitor isoform X2 codes for MQALPIRQRQQPVVLTDTNLVYPALQWDIPYLQENIGNGDFSVYIAENHKFLYYDEKKMANFENFVPKSRRIDMKFSDFVEKMHKTQEEGGDERVYLQQTLNDTVGRKIVVDFLGFNWNWITKQQSKRNWGQLTSNLLLIGMEGNVTPAHYDEQQNFFAQIKGYKRCILFPPDQFECLYPFPVHHPCDRQSQVDFENPDYERFPNFKNVSGYETVVGPGDVLYIPMYWWHHIESLLSGGVTITVNFWYKGAPTPKRIEYPLRAHQKVAIMRNIEKMLGEALGDPQEVGPLLNMMIKGRYDQGFS; via the exons ATGCAGGCTCTTCCTATTCGCCagagacag CAACCGGTGGTTTTAACAGACACCAATCTAGTGTATCCGGCTCTCCAGTGGGACATCCCGTACCTGCAGGAGAACATTGGAAACGGGGACTTCTCTGTGTACATCGCGGAAAACCACAAATTCCTCTACTATGACGAGAAGAAAATGGCCAACTTTGAGAACTTTGTACCCAAGTCTCGACGGATAGACATGAAATTCTCTGATTTTGTGGAGAAAATGCATAAAACgcaggaagagggaggagatgagag GGTGTACCTGCAGCAGACACTGAATGACACAGTGGGCAGGAAGATCGTGGTGGACTTCCTGGGTTTCAACTGGAACTGGATCACCAAGCAGCAGAGCAAGAGAAACTGGGGCCAGCTCACCTCCAACCTGCTGCTCATAGGCATGGAAG GCAACGTGACGCCAGCCCATTACGACGAGCAGCAGAACTTCTTTGCACAAATCAAAGGTTACaagaggtgcatcctgttccctcCCGACCAGTTTGAGTGTCTCTATCCCTTCCCTGTTCACCACCCCTGTGACAGACAGAGCCAG GTTGACTTTGAGAACCCTGACTATGAGAGGTTTCCCAACTTCAAGAATGTGTCGGGCTATGAGACTGTGGTGGGCCCGGGAGATGTTCTCTACATCCCCATGTACTG GTGGCACCACATTGAGTCCCTGTTGAGTGGTGGAGTGACCATCACTGTCAACTTCTGGTACAAG GGTGCGCCCACGCCCAAGAGGATCGAGTACCCACTGAGAGCTCATCAGAAGGTGGCCATCATGAGAAACATAGAGAAGATGCTGGGGGAGGCACTGGGAGACCCACAAGAG GTTGGCCCTTTATTGAACATGATGATTAAAGGCCGATATGACCAGGGATTCAGCTAG